A portion of the Corticium candelabrum chromosome 5, ooCorCand1.1, whole genome shotgun sequence genome contains these proteins:
- the LOC134180505 gene encoding heterogeneous nuclear ribonucleoprotein F-like, translating into MEQSDQCDGFVVRARGLPWSATHDEVINFFSPVPVMGGQQGVHFTFTRDGRPSGEAFIEFANLEDLESALRKHNAHMGRRYVEVFRSKKTEMDWVLQKNGQGTKVDAVVRLRGLPYGCGKEDIEQFFSGLQIGANGITLTSDMEGRSSGEAFVEFTSAEEADKALGRHRQAMAHRYVEVFRSNAAELKFVREGDGRGGYSGSRHTPYERGRQGEYDASFHNRYGSGYERRYRGGNRMGYVREDGLSTAAMYSDQYYNTFGQYEMGYGPSGYGMRRDMREISMMDREGARMGIGLNARSTTPHCVRMRGLPFSATEQNVLEFFAPLTPVAVHMEYDRSGRASGEATVDFATHEEASEAMGKNRQSMGHRYIELFLHSCPTRPAPAAATAISMGAAAASGRVLTNPAVQDHNVLAASSYGISGMTAQELVTAYPTSSMTMTVGSTMGGIPTVAPAAAPSPAAAMMVSSMNNNMGQVMSSMAPSMVVASMAPSMALTGAPQMNIAGAIPRDGQAFSSF; encoded by the exons ATGGAACAGTCAGATCAG TGTGACGGTTTTGTGGTGAGAGCGCGCGGCTTGCCGTGGTCGGCAACACATGATGAAGTCATCAATTTCTTCTCTCCTGTACCAGTGATGGGAGGACAGCAAGGTGTTCACTTTACGTTTACTCGTGATGGTCGACCTTCAGGGGAGGCTTTTATTGAGTTTGCGAATTTGGAAGATCTTGAATCAGCGCTTAGGAAGCACAACGCTCACATGGGCAGAAGATACGTCGAGGTATTTCGATCTAAGAAAACGGAGATGGATTGGGTGCTACAGAAGAATGGTCAAGGTACAAAGGTGGACGCGGTCGTGCGCCTGCGTGGACTGCCTTATGGGTGCGGCAAAGAGGACATCGAGCAGTTTTTTTCTG GGTTACAGATTGGTGCGAATGGGATCACTCTGACGTCTGACATGGAGGGGAGGAGCAGCGGGGAAGCATTTGTTGAATTTACCAGCGCAGAAGAAGCAGATAAGGCGCTGGGAAGGCATCGTCAAGCCATGGCCCACAG GTATGTTGAAGTGTTTCGATCAAATGCTGCAGAGTTGAAGTTTGTGCGTGAAGGAGATGGTAGGGGAGGATATAGTGGTTCCAGGCATACTCCGTATGAAAGAGGGAGACAAGGAGAGTATGATGCATCATTTCACAATCGCTATGGCAGTGGATACGAGCGAAGATACAGAGGAGGCAATCGTATGGGCTATGTTAGAGAGGATGGCttgtcaactgctgccatgtaTTCAGATCAATATTATAACACTTTTGGTCAATATGAGATGGGTTATGGTCCTTCTGGTTATGGGATGAGACGAGATATGAGAGAAATAAGTATGATGGATAGAGAAGGTGCCAGGATGGGCATAGGGCTGAATGCCAGGTCTACAACTCCACATTGTGTTAGGATGAGAGGATTACCATTTTCTGCTACTGAACAGAATGTTTTGGAGTTCTTTGCTCCTCTTACTCCTGTTGCTGTTCATATGGAGTATGACAGATCAGGCAGAGCGTCAGGAGAAGCAACAGTAGACTTTGCTACTCATGAAGAGGCAAGTGAGGCGATGGGAAAAAACAGACAGTCTATGG gtCATCGCTACATAGAGTTGTTTCTTCACTCATGCCCTACTCGTCCTGCTCCTGCTGCCGCTACTGCTATTTCAATgggagctgctgctgcttcagGTCGAGTGTTGACAAATCCAGCAGTTCAGGATCATAATGTGTTAGCAGCCAGTTCATATGGCATAAGTGGTATGACTGCACAAGAATTGGTGACCGCTTACCCAACTTCCAGTATGACTATGACAGTTGGCTCAACTATGGGAGGTATTCCGACTGTTGCTCCAGCAGCTGCTCCATCTCCAGCGGCTGCAATGATGGTGAGCAGCATGAATAACAACATGGGCCAAGTGATGAGTTCAATGGCTCCTAGCATGGTGGTGGCAAGTATGGCTCCAAGCATGGCTCTTACTGGGGCTCCACAAATGAACATTGCAGGGGCCATTCCTAGAGATGGACAAGCCTTTAGTTCGTTCTAA